A region of Diospyros lotus cultivar Yz01 chromosome 3, ASM1463336v1, whole genome shotgun sequence DNA encodes the following proteins:
- the LOC127798301 gene encoding ankyrin repeat-containing protein At5g02620-like, translated as MDSAAAPQAAARRKMTKQLTGKRDDTPLHSAVRAGQLRAAMQIIGSAKGEEKLEELLLKPNQAGETALYVAAEYGYVELVWEMIKYYDLVAASVKARNGFDALHIAAKQGDLEVVKVLMEAHPELSMTVDMTNTTALHTAATQGHFEVVNFFLESESSLATIARSNGKTALHSAARNGHLEVVKALLSKEPEIATRTDKKGQTALHMAVKGLSHQVVQELIKADPCLVNMVDTKGNTTLHIAARKGRAEIVKLLLEHSNTDTKAVNRSNETAIDTAEKLGQPEVVAILREHGVQSASTIRPQVNPARELKQTVSDIKHEVHHQLEHTRQTRKRVQGIAKRLNKMHAEGLNNAINSTTVVAVLIATVAFAAIFTVPGQYVDDPQHVPLGLTLGEANIAPKASFVVFFIFDSIALFISLAVVVVQTSVVVIESKAKKQMMAVINKLMWIACALISVAFLALAFVVVGEEEKWLAIGVTIMGSTIMAATLGTMCYWVIMHRIEASNLRNIQKNSHNSKARSCSASVMSDTEVLNTEFKKMYAI; from the exons ATGGATTCAGCGGCAGCGCCTCAGGCCGCTGCCCGGAGAAAGATGACAAAGCAGTTAACCGGGAAGAGAGATGACACCCCCCTGCACTCTGCAGTGAGAGCCGGGCAGCTTCGCGCTGCAATGCAGATCATAGGCAGTgcaaaaggagaagaaaaactGGAAGAGCTACTGCTGAAGCCAAACCAGGCTGGGGAAACGGCCCTTTATGTTGCGGCCGAATATGGATATGTCGAATTAGTTTGGGAGATGATCAAGTATTATGATCTTGTGGCAGCCAGTGTCAAGGCTAGGAATGGTTTTGATGCCCTGCACATTGCTGCCAAACAAGGAGATTTGG AGGTAGTGAAAGTACTAATGGAGGCTCATCCCGAGCTCTCGATGACTGTCGATATGACAAACACCACAGCTTTGCACACGGCTGCAACGCAAGGGCACTTTGAGGTGGTGAATTTTTTCTTGGAGTCAGAGAGCAGCTTGGCTACAATAGCCAGGAGTAACGGGAAAACCGCGCTGCATTCTGCAGCGAGGAACGGGCATTTGGAGGTGGTGAAGGCCCTCCTCAGTAAGGAGCCCGAGATCGCCACAAGGACTGACAAGAAGGGGCAGACCGCGCTTCACATGGCGGTGAAGGGGCTGAGCCATCAAGTGGTGCAGGAGCTGATCAAGGCAGACCCTTGTTTGGTAAACATGGTTGATACCAAGGGAAATACAACACTGCATATAGCAGCTAGGAAAGGAAGGGCcgag ATTGTTAAATTGCTACTAGAGCACAGCAATACCGACACGAAAGCTGTTAACAGGTCGAATGAAACTGCAATCGACACTGCAGAGAAGTTAGGGCAGCCCGAGGTAGTTGCCATCCTCAGGGAACACGGAGTCCAAAGTGCGAGCACCATCAGGCCGCAAGTAAATCCAGCCCGGGAATTGAAGCAAACCGTGAGTGACATCAAGCATGAAGTTCACCACCAGCTGGAACATACCCGCCAAACTAGAAAACGCGTGCAGGGCATCGCCAAGCGCCTCAACAAAATGCACGCAGAAGGCCTCAACAATGCCATCAACTCTACCACTGTGGTGGCTGTCCTCATTGCCACGGTTGCCTTCGCAGCCATTTTCACTGTCCCCGGCCAGTATGTCGATGACCCACAGCATGTACCTCTCGGGCTCACTCTTGGGGAAGCAAACATCGCGCCCAAGGCCTCATTTGTCGTCTTCTTCATCTTCGATTCAATTGCCCTCTTCATTTCCCTTGCTGTTGTGGTGGTGCAAACCTCAGTTGTGGTGATTGAGAGCAAGGCAAAGAAGCAGATGATGGCAGTAATAAACAAGCTAATGTGGATTGCTTGTGCACTGATTTCGGTGGCATTCCTAGCTCTGGCATTCGTCGTGGTTGGGGAGGAGGAAAAATGGCTGGCAATCGGAGTGACAATCATGGGATCAACCATAATGGCTGCTACCTTGGGCACAATGTGTTACTGGGTAATTATGCATCGAATTGAGGCCTCCAATTTGAGGAACATACAGAAGAACTCACACAACAGCAAGGCTCGGTCTTGTAGTGCCTCAGTGATGTCGGATACAGAAGTTCTGAACACTGAGTTTAAGAAAATGTATGCAATTTGA
- the LOC127796155 gene encoding 60S ribosomal protein L35-like, whose protein sequence is MARIKVHELRQKTKAELLAQLKDLKAELALLRVAKVTGGAPNKLSKIKLVRLSIAQVLTVISQKQKAALREAYKNKKYLPLDLRPKKTRAIRRRLTKHQASLKTEREKKREMYFPMRKYAIKV, encoded by the exons ATGG CGAGGATCAAGGTTCACGAACTGAGACAAAAAACGAAGGCAGAACTGCTCGCCCAATTGAAGGATCTGAAGGCAGAGCTCGCTCTCCTTCGCGTCGCTAAGGTCACAGGTGGTGCCCCCAACAAGCTCTCCAAGAT AAAGTTGGTTCGGTTGTCGATAGCTCAAGTGCTAACGGTGATATCCCAGAAGCAGAAGGCGGCTCTGAGAGAGGCCTACAAGAACAAGAAGTATCTTCCTCTCGATCTCCGTCCCAAGAAGACCCGTGCCATCCGCAGACGCCTCACCAAACACCAG GCCTCATTGAAGActgagagggagaagaagagggagatgTACTTTCCAATGAGGAAATATGCTATCAAGGTTTAG